A window of the Deinococcus sp. KNUC1210 genome harbors these coding sequences:
- a CDS encoding ABC transporter permease, translating to MARYLAAQVFQAILVVLFVTLVVAVMLRFSGDPAVAQFQGASAPTAEQLQQIRQALGLDQPVWLQYLHFLGGILRGDFGTSFRGGTPVGSLITHALPPTLLLAFCSLLLSLVISLPLGVYAAVHKGSWGDQVIRFLTLLGLSFPNFWLGIMLVLIFGVTLRWLPPSGYEGGASLVLPSVTLGLILTSATVRLLRASLLDVLKTQYVTVARSKGLAERRVLYKHALRNTAIPVITFIGLQFGGLVGGVVVVEQVFAWPGMGLLALQAISNRDFPVLQGAVTVLALLVVVINLLVDLSYGLFDPRIRMD from the coding sequence GTGGCCCGCTACCTCGCCGCGCAGGTCTTTCAGGCCATTCTGGTGGTGCTGTTCGTCACGCTGGTGGTGGCCGTGATGCTGCGCTTTTCCGGTGATCCGGCAGTCGCGCAGTTTCAGGGAGCCTCGGCCCCCACCGCCGAGCAGTTACAGCAGATTCGCCAGGCGCTGGGTCTGGATCAACCGGTCTGGCTTCAGTATCTGCACTTCCTCGGGGGCATTCTCAGGGGAGATTTCGGAACCAGTTTCCGGGGCGGCACACCGGTCGGCAGCCTGATCACCCACGCCCTGCCGCCGACACTGCTGCTGGCCTTCTGTTCGCTGCTGCTGTCGCTGGTCATCTCTCTGCCTCTGGGGGTGTATGCCGCCGTCCACAAGGGCAGCTGGGGCGATCAGGTGATCCGCTTCCTGACGCTGCTCGGCCTGTCCTTCCCCAACTTCTGGCTCGGCATCATGCTGGTGCTGATCTTCGGCGTGACGCTGCGCTGGCTTCCACCCTCCGGCTACGAAGGGGGCGCGTCGCTGGTGCTGCCGAGCGTGACGCTGGGGCTGATTCTGACCTCGGCGACGGTTCGCCTGCTGCGGGCTTCGCTGCTGGATGTCCTCAAGACCCAGTACGTGACGGTGGCCCGCAGCAAGGGACTGGCCGAGCGGCGGGTGCTGTACAAACACGCGCTGCGGAACACCGCCATTCCCGTCATCACCTTTATCGGGCTGCAATTTGGCGGTCTGGTCGGCGGAGTGGTGGTCGTCGAACAGGTCTTCGCGTGGCCGGGGATGGGGCTGCTCGCTCTTCAGGCCATCTCCAACCGCGATTTCCCGGTGCTTCAGGGCGCAGTGACGGTGCTGGCCCTGCTGGTGGTCGTCATCAATCTGCTGGTAGACCTGTCGTATGGCCTCTTCGACCCCCGCATTCGGATGGACTGA